In Garciella nitratireducens DSM 15102, one genomic interval encodes:
- the ssnA gene encoding putative aminohydrolase SsnA: MIIGNGKIVTNDPQNPFIENGGVLIKENIIEEVGEFESLKKKYPEEKVINVKQKLIMPGMINTHSHIYSAYARGMSVSKPTDNFFHVLENQWWSLDRKLTLEDCKLNAYTTYIESIRNGVTTLFDHHSSPNAARGSLFAIAEAAKDLGIRTSLCYEVSDRDGKDITKDEIQENIEFIKAYNSAEEDMVKGLFGLHASFTLSDETLYQVKEAMEGIHAGYHVHVAEGIEDQYDSLKKYGRRVVERLFDFGLLGNQTIAVHCVHANQRELEIIKETDTSVVHNPMSNMNNAVGCPPVVSMVTQGIRVGLGTDAYTNDMFESMKVANILQSHHLCDPTVGFGETKRLQLENNPAICKNYFQKEVGVLKKGAYADIITVDYNSYTPLNGENYFGHILFGLTGRMVNDTIINGKFVMKDREILPVDEEKIFAQSTERAAKIWPYM, from the coding sequence ATGATTATAGGAAATGGGAAAATAGTTACCAATGATCCACAAAATCCATTTATTGAAAATGGTGGAGTTTTGATAAAAGAGAATATAATAGAAGAAGTAGGAGAATTTGAAAGCCTTAAAAAGAAATATCCTGAAGAGAAAGTAATAAATGTAAAGCAGAAGTTGATTATGCCAGGCATGATTAATACTCATTCTCATATTTACAGCGCTTATGCTCGTGGAATGTCGGTATCTAAGCCCACGGATAACTTTTTTCATGTATTAGAAAATCAATGGTGGAGTCTAGATAGAAAGTTGACTTTAGAAGATTGCAAATTAAATGCTTATACAACCTATATAGAATCTATTCGAAATGGAGTCACTACTCTTTTTGATCATCATTCTAGTCCGAATGCTGCAAGAGGGAGTCTTTTTGCAATCGCTGAGGCAGCTAAAGATCTTGGAATAAGAACTTCTTTATGTTATGAAGTGTCTGATAGAGATGGAAAAGATATTACTAAAGACGAAATTCAAGAAAATATAGAATTTATCAAGGCTTATAATAGTGCAGAAGAAGATATGGTTAAGGGACTCTTTGGCCTCCATGCTTCCTTTACTCTTTCTGATGAGACTTTATATCAAGTAAAAGAAGCAATGGAAGGAATTCATGCAGGATATCATGTTCATGTTGCAGAAGGTATTGAAGACCAATATGATTCTTTGAAAAAATATGGAAGAAGAGTGGTAGAAAGATTATTTGATTTTGGATTATTAGGAAATCAAACCATAGCAGTTCATTGTGTACATGCAAACCAACGGGAATTAGAAATCATAAAAGAAACGGATACCAGTGTAGTTCACAATCCTATGTCTAATATGAATAATGCTGTTGGCTGTCCTCCTGTAGTATCTATGGTAACACAAGGGATTCGGGTAGGGCTTGGTACGGATGCATATACGAATGATATGTTTGAATCTATGAAGGTAGCTAATATTCTTCAAAGTCATCATCTTTGTGATCCTACTGTAGGATTTGGAGAGACAAAAAGATTACAATTAGAAAACAATCCTGCTATTTGTAAAAATTATTTCCAAAAAGAAGTAGGAGTTTTAAAGAAAGGGGCATATGCAGATATAATTACAGTAGATTATAATTCTTATACCCCATTAAATGGAGAGAATTATTTTGGACATATTTTATTTGGATTAACAGGACGAATGGTGAATGATACCATCATTAATGGAAAATTTGTTATGAAAGATAGAGAAATTTTGCCAGTAGATGAAGAAAAAATCTTTGCTCAGTCTACTGAAAGAGCAGCAAAAATTTGGCCTTATATGTAA